In the genome of Candoia aspera isolate rCanAsp1 chromosome 1, rCanAsp1.hap2, whole genome shotgun sequence, one region contains:
- the PTP4A1 gene encoding protein tyrosine phosphatase type IVA 1 yields MARMNRPAPVEITYKNMRFLITHNPTNATLNKFIEELKKYGVTTIVRVCEATYDTAPLEKEGIQVLDWPFDDGAPPSLQIVDDWLNLLKVKFREEPGCCIAVHCVAGLGRAPVLVALALIECGMKYEDAVQFIRQKRRGAFNSKQLLYLEKYRPKMRLRFKDSNGHRNNCCIQ; encoded by the exons ATGGCCCGAATGAACCGCCCAGCTCCTGTGGAAATCACCTACAAGAACATGAGATTCCTTATCACTCATAATCCAACCAATGCAACTTTAAACAAGTTCATAGAG GAACTTAAGAAGTATGGAGTAACTACAATAGTACGAGTATGTGAAGCCACTTATGATACTGCTCCATTAGAAAAAGAAGGCATTCAGGTTTTG GACTGGCCTTTTGATGATGGGGCACCACCATCTCTTCAGATTGTTGATGATTGGCTAAATCTTCTGAAAGTTAAATTTCGTGAAGAGCCTGGCTGTTGCATTGCTGTACATTGTGTTGCTGGTCTTGGAAG agCACCTGTGCTAGTTGCCCTTGCCCTCATTGAATGTGGAATGAAGTATGAGGATGCAGTGCAGTTCATAAGACA GAAGCGACGTGGAGCTTTTAACAGCAAGCAGCTTCTCTATTTGGAGAAATATCGTCCCAAGATGCGCCTCCGTTTTAAAGATTCAAATGGTCATCGTAACAACTGTTGTATTCAGTAA